In Carya illinoinensis cultivar Pawnee chromosome 10, C.illinoinensisPawnee_v1, whole genome shotgun sequence, one DNA window encodes the following:
- the LOC122278316 gene encoding transcription factor RAX2-like: MGRAPCCDKSNVKRGPWSPEEDATLKEYIDKNGTGRNWISLPQKAGLKRCGKSCRLRWLNYLRPNIKHGDFSEDEDRIICSLFVAIGSRWSIIAAQLPGRTDNDIKNYWNTKLKKKLVGMFPQAQRKNLHSTLLKISTSSVSSSATPTTSYKGSNSTTYYTPTTSFTGIQPFSFTSSPLRDNYSSYAAPFLQDQESYVAQLQNYLGKDILPTFVSEASCSSSDGSSNNLINHSKGDFKYGGGTGVGAVETCGEGQVLDLKNCFFNGAQGNQSSLMTSNGSVNVNDWMEKQNGMWVETPLDYGLEEIKQLISSTGGNSFFCDEPKTEELMLY; encoded by the exons ATGGGAAGGGCTCCTTGTTGTGACAAGTCGAATGTGAAAAGAGGGCCATGGTCACCTGAAGAAGATGCAACGCTGAAAGAGTACATAGACAAAAACGGGACTGGACGGAATTGGATTTCTCTTCCTCAGAAAGCTG GTCTTAAGAGATGTGGGAAAAGCTGCAGATTAAGATGGCTAAATTATCTCAGACCCAACATTAAACACGGTGACTTTTCTGAAGATGAAGATAGGATAATTTGCAGCCTCTTTGTTGCCATCGGAAGCAG GTGGTCAATAATAGCAGCTCAGTTGCCAGGCAGAACTGATAACGATATTAAGAACTACTGGAACACCAAGCTGAAGAAGAAACTGGTGGGTATGTTTCCTCAAGCCCAGAGGAAAAATCTCCATTCAACTTTGCTTAAAATTTCAACATCCTCAGTATCATCGTCTGCAACACCTACAACATCATACAAAGGCAGCAACAGTACTACCTACTACACTCCAACCACTTCTTTTACAGGAATACAGCCCTTTTCATTCACCTCAAGCCCTTTGAGGGACAATTATTCTAGTTATGCAGCTCCATttcttcaagaccaagaaagcTATGTAGCTCAGCTGCAAAATTACCTTGGAAAAGATATTCTGCCAACCTTTGTAAGTGAAGCTAGCTGCAGCTCTTCTGATGGAAGTTCTAATAACCTCATCAACCATAGCAAAGGAGACTTTAAATATGGTGGTGGCACAGGAGTTGGAGCAGTCGAAACTTGTGGTGAAGGACAAGTACTGGATCTAAAGAACTGCTTTTTCAATGGGGCCCAAGGAAACCAGAGCTCCCTCATGACTTCTAATGGGAGTGTTAATGTTAACGATTGGATGGAAAAGCAAAATGGTATGTGGGTAGAAACCCCATTAGACTACGGCCTTGAAGAAATTAAGCAGTTGATTAGCTCTACTGGTGGCAACAGCTTCTTCTGTGATGAACCCAAGACCGAGGAATTGATGTTGTACTAG